aatgataataacatatgTAGCTTTAACACACCTTAAAGTTGTTATCAGAAAACATCTCAATCGCCTGATCTTTCGTCACTTCAATCCTTTCAAATGGTTGCGCTTCCTAAGATGTAAACAGAAGAGAATCAGAGCTATAGTGAAATATTTCTTTCTATTCACTCttaaaagatttgaaaaaaggAAGCAAATAGTTTAGAACATATATTGAAGCTTAGCAGACCAAAGAAGAAACAATACCTTAGCAGCTTTTGCAGCACCAGCTTCGATATTAGGGAAGTGATTATCATTCAGCCCCAAGTCACCATAAAATGCATCATAGTAGAAACCCTGGCAATAACAATACACAAAATCAACTTAAAGTGAAATACCAAGAACTAAACAAAAAGTTTCATCCTTTCTTGTTCTACTCTTCACAAATGATCGAACATGATCTTATGAAAAGATAAAACACCACAAAGAAGCTGCTCTTACCTCTCCTCTCGTTGTACACGGTCCTATACACAGCTGACACCCATACTCCTGCTCAAGAGCCTACACCCAAGAAGACCACACCTTTACTCACCCGCCACAAAAACCAAGAACTAAACCCAAACACTTCTTTTTTTACCTGACCAAGAACGTGAGCACTAGAATGCCAAAGAGTATCCCGTCCCTTGTCACTATCAAACTTAAACAACTCAAGCTTACAATCACCTTCCAACACCCTACTCATATCCCAAAGCTCATCATTAACCGATGAAATCAACGCAGAGTTAGCCAGCCCCTTCGAAATCTCCCCGGCGATGTCCATCGGAGTAGTCTCCCACTTCCTCCCTTCTTTCACGGTCCCATCAGGTAACGTGATCCTATACacacacaacaacaacaccatcAGAACTTAAACATAATCACACAATGATGTGTTATACCAACGTCGAGTTACCCAGTGGTAAAAGGGTTGCGGCTGTAACTAACTAACGTCACCTAACTTGGGTTCAATTCACACTAGTGACAGTCATTGGGTTCCAAacatcatttttaattattaaaaaaataatgtgcTAAGTATATAAACAGAGGCGTTGTGATTTTACTTGATTGGGTCGTGGGGGAGAGACTTGAGCTTCTCGAGCTGGTGGGATTGGATCTGCTCGAAGAGCTTGATGTGCTTGGGGATGACGGCGGAGAGATAGGACTCGTTCTTTGGGTGGTTGGTTGACATTGTTGGGAGAGTGCAAAACGACGACGCggagagtgagagagaggaGTGAGAAGAAGTGTAACGACGGACAGAGCGAGCCGAGAGACGGAGGAGCATTCAAAGTGGGTCAATGCGGCGGTTACGTTCAAAAGGTTTTTGACTTTTGTTATCGGAGTGTAGCTAAGCTACTAGCTAGCTCATGGCTTTTTCATTAAACCGGGAAAATCAATACAAACCTAACTGAAATTGAGTGATGAAATTCACTTTTGAATTGAACCGGATAAACCAAAAATCACTCAATTAAATTCATGTGGTACTActatatatgaaattatttgAGTGATTTGATACTGTAATCTAAATTATCTGTATATGGTGAAATTCATTTCTGAACTGAACAGCTAAACCAAAAACCACTCTATTAATTTGATACTGTAATTTAAATTATCTGTATTTTTTcccaattattttttgtttagccGGTTATGGTGAAATTCACTTCTGAACTGAACAACTAAACCAAAAACCACTCAATTAAATTCATCTGGTagtatatgaaattatttaacgATTTGATACTCTAATATGGTGGAAAGGCTTCTACACTCAGGTCCGGATATCGAATCCCAAACTATGCAATTTATTtcagattacaggaaatccaggtttcaagttCCGTAGAGAgcggtttattaaacaattatgcagactacagaGAAAAGGCTTGCAAgtgatcttcaacatggtgcaagtaaatctggtcagACGTGGATCTTCATATGACGGCTCACGTGATGCAGTTAGACGTAGGTCTTtataaggcaggtagtattgtcggttgtcgaatcgtctatataatctttcttatatcataattgtaagatcataataaatcagcgttaaaaaaaatagtCTAATCTAAATTATCTGAATTTTCCCAATTATTTTTTAGCCAGTTATGGTGAAATTCACTTCTGAAATGAACCggctaaataaaaaaaacactcaatTGAATTCATCTAGTATTATATGAAATTATTTGAGTGATTTGGTACCATAATCTAAATTATCTGTATTTTTCCCAATTATCAAATAACTATTTAGTATTaggtaaatttatatgaaattatttGAGTTCTATAATTATCTCTTGAGGAAaccgagttttttttttttttttttgggtgtaaatGTTAAGAAAGGAAACCGAGTTTAACTGAAACAAACATGTATTTTGAACGATGTTGAGCCCCAATACAAAACATTCACCACTTCAGAAACCTACTCCTTCATGATTTCCAGACCTGGCTTTAACGTTTCCAGACCCATGGAGATAACTAAACTACATGAATGCAGAAAAAACAATGACTGAGTTTCAAGTAACTGGCAACATTGCTATGCCTAGACCACTCTGAAAAACAACTAAGTAGCAAAACAACGCATGACACACTCGCAATTCGACAGAAGAAAGGAACCAATCAGGCCTTTATAGCGTCAGCTCTAGGTTTCCATAGCCCTAGCCTGTACTTCTGGCTATATTTCAGTATCAGCTTcctctgccaaaaaaaaaaacacaagtcaCAAGTGTAAAATAATAGCAACATGTCAAGTTATTTCTGATGAGAGATGTTCACCAAACCTATTAACATTTTACATGAAAGGATATGTGTCTTAGAAGATACATCTCCATCAATCTCTTTGTGCCTTAAActcaagtttttttctttttattttctcctAGACTTACATAGTCCACTAAACCACGTGATGGAGCAAACAAAAGTACCAGATTGTTTCATTCCTAACATAGTATCCCATTGAAAACATGGGACAATGCAGCAGAACAGAAGGTTTGATAGTAGTTACATGTTTGCAAGGGACGCCATGCTTCTTGAGCCTGAGTGTACGAGTCACAAGCAGTTTCGAAAGATCACCAATCTCTGCTTCAAGTTTAGCGATATGAGTCTCAACTCCTCCCCCAATCCCACTCAAGAACTCAGGAATCCCAACTTTCACTGTAAATATCAAATCAAAATCAAGACTTTGGCTCAACCCATTATACAATTCACATGAACACACTTAATTTTTTTcactttgattaaaaaaaataaaaaatcattccTTTTTCAACTTTACAACTTTCActataaagaaaattaaaaaaagggtTACCGGCATAAGGAGCAGGTTTGGAGTAGAATCTGGAGAGGCATGGAGTCGAAGAAGGTTGAGTTGTCATTAGAAGAGATCTCGCGCTCTGTATCATTTGCATCCACGCCATTATCGGAGGCTTTAGGCGTTGACAAATCTCCTATTCTCTTCCTCCGTCGTATCGGCGTGACTTGGGGTTTTTTGACGAACTCATTTCGTTTCACCGCAAACAACAAGTGAAGAGGCTTTTCCGAAAAGCTCGCGATTGTTTGTTCAAGCCCATCGGCTAAGCCCATTAGCCGAATCAAATGTTATCATGTTGACTACTTTTGTTAATTGTTTTTCATTAGTCAATAGCTTTTGTTGAATATATATGTTCGCTTCACTATATGTCTATATGGGAGATTAAATTCAGAAATGTGGATTTAGTTTTACACACTGCTCccatttgtttatgtttttttaataaattaaaattttatttaacctATGATTCAACTATATCAAGATTCTGACCCCCTAAAAGACTTTTTGATACTTTATATAATAGTACTAGTAGTTAAacaaaaatcgaaaaaactatttttggtcattttcaaTTCTCCCACCAATATTATTTGATTCTTCATTCTTGAAaccatattaatatatttattttctggaGAAATAAGGgaaataatttatcattattaatcataaaaataatagGGATAAGTAATAACCCATAATTAGTAGAGAAATCAGATAATATTCAAGTTCTTTaggaaatttaattttatatcttcaaagatatatatgttttgtctCTCACACAGACAAACACATCAAATAAGGCAACTAACTTCATTACATTGACTGCGTGTTTGGCTTTACGTGTTTCACTTTCTACCTCCTCTGTCACggaagacaaaaaaatatacgaACATGAAGATTTAAGATCTTCTCCGACGACTTTTTCCTGAGTAAATTTAACCCTGAAGAAGAGCTACTCTTGAAATTGTAAAGTCGACGTCTTTTTAACTCATTTTCtgaaagataattttttaaatttcattaaaagttCTTTAAATGGTCAAACTctgttttgtttataatataagATTTTGTTTCACATGCATGAATATTTTTGTCTTCTTCATTACAGAGTTTTTGAGATTTGATCTAATGCTGGAAACAGATTCAGACAAACCCTGAATGTCTGAATCCTTCAAAACGACGGTGGATCCGCTTCTGAAAGACTTGGATGGGAAGAAAGAGAGTTTCCGGCGGAACGTGGTGTCTATGGCTGCTGAGATAAAGCAAGTGAGAGGCCGTTTGGTTTCTCAGGAGCAATCTTTTGTTAAAGAACGCCTTTTTAGAAAAGTAAGTAAGTCCCTTTTAAAGTGTTTTGATTCATTGTTTGGGTTGTGGGGTCAATTTGTAGGAGAaatgatttgtttttatttttaatggttttCTCCAGGACGCAGAGACAAAAGGTAAGAACATGGAAGTGGAGATCTGTAAATTGCAGAAGAAGTTGGAAGATAGAAACTATCAGCTTGAAGCTTCAACTTCTGCTGCTGAAAAGGTTTCATTTTTACATACtattttactttataataaCTTATGGCTTCAGAATTTGATATTGTATCTGAAAAGTTTTGGGCTTTGAGAAGTGTTTGTTTTTTACTTCAACTTCTGCTGCTGAAAGGTTCCATTTTTActgacatttttactctataaTGTTATATAACTGAAGACTCCAAAAGTTGATATTGTAGCTGAAAAGTTTGGGGCTTTAAGAAGTGTTTTTGTTATATGGTAATGAAAAAAAGTATATATGGTTACAAAATTTCTGAACTAATCATTTTACTTTGGTATCTATTGGAACAATGGTACTTTAGATCTTCTAGTAAAAGTAGATGAAGCTGAATGTGTTCAATCAATGTCAACTGTAGCTTGACCTATTcaaaaatacatgattttagAATCTTAACTGGGTCAAGGGAAGAGAACAAGCTGATCTTTAGATGATAAGATCTAGCTTGGCTTTGTAAAGTTACATTAAAAGTTCAAAAAGTATGTGATCTGCAAATGGACAATGATACTGATGTTTAGTTTCAATTACTGATCAAAAGGGTTCACTTTATACAACTCCAATACCGTTACTTTCTTGAGCACTCAAatgcattttaattttagaacgGTTATTGATTGGTTTGCATAGCGCCTTATTGAATGTTTCTTGAACATAAGAAAGTGTTTATAACGAGTtttaattttgttctttttgaGCAAACAGTTTCTTGAAGAAGTGGACGACCTGAGATCACAGCTAGCATTAACAAAGGAAACTGCAGAAACAAGCGCTGCTTCTGCTCAATCCACACAGCTTGAATGCTCAATGATATCACAACAGCTTGACGACAAAACACGTTCTCTAAGAGAACACCAAGACCGTGTAACTCAACTTGCCAACCAGCTTGATAATCTCCAGAGAGATCTAAGGACAAGAGAGTGTTCTCAGAAACAGCTGAGAGATGAAGTTATTAGGATAGAGCGTGAGATAACCGAAGCTGTTGCAAAGTCAGGGAAAGACACAGAGTGTGAGCTAAGGAAACTTGTGGAAGAGGTTTCCCTAAAGAACTTTGAGAGAATGAATAGGCTACTAGGTGTAAAAGACGAAGCGATTGCAAAACTAAAAGATGAGATAAGGTTAATGTCAGCTCACTGGAAACTAAAGACTAAGGGACTTGAATCTCAGGTGCAGCATCCATATCTCTGGCTTTATTCTTTGTGTtctgttaaaagtttcaataTTTGACTTACAAGTGACCATTTCAGTTGgagaagcaaagaagaacaGATCAAGAGTTGAAGAAGAAGGTGGTGAAACTGGAGTTTTGTTTGAAAGAAGCTCGTAGCCAGACAAGAAAGCTGCAAAGGGTATGTGTTAGCTTTACTCTTTGAGTTATGTGTGAATTGTAATGATTGGTGAAAAGTAAATGCAGATGGGGGAGAAGAGAGACAAGGCTATCAAAGAGCTAAGAGATCAGATTACTGGAAAACAATGGGATGAATCGGTTCCTGGAGAGAAACCAAACTTTTGGGATACCTCAGGTTTCAAGATTGTGGTGTCAATGTCTATGTTGTTATTAGTGGTTGTCTCCAAAAGATGAGTTCTTGTGTGTTAATTTGATCTTGCactcatttttttgttgttgtgtatgTAGTAGTTGCAGTGCAGATAGTAGTAGTAGCAGTAGATAATGGTGCATGTACCATTTTATATTTCGTTACCGAGTAGGCAAGGTGTTTAATATTTCTTCCAAGACAAAAACAAACGAGTACTAATGAAAAATCATTTAGAAGCCTTTTCTGTGTGTTTTGACTAATCGATGATAATTTGTTTCTTTACAGtagaataactctattataCAAGTTGGTTATACTACAATtgtattctattttaaaataaataatagagtgatgaacaaaaataaataaatcaattactctatttatagagtaaaactattttttattcaagAAAAATAGAGTATTATTAGAATATCATTAACCCTATAACCCCTTtatgggtttttttttaaattattttttttgtttgattaaaaaaaattagttaaaagaCGAATCAATCGCGGGTCGCCATGTGTCGGTGGAGCCGCGAACAGTACAAAAATTCCATAAGGATCGatctttattttgttgtttctgTCACcggtttttataattttcggtgGAGTCCGTCACTAGTTTTGGTTAAGAAACCCGTTTAAATCCTgggataatcatggtcttagaactttgatcaaaaaaaatcaTGGCCTTAGAacatttttactctatattttgaGGTTAAAAATACTCTTAGTTAGAAGAAATGTTGGGGAAAATGGGAAGTTAGATGAGATGATTAATGCAATGGGTCAGAGACACTGTGTTGTTGAATTGTTGTTATGAATGAAAACTGTTTGAAGTCGTGAGTTATAAGGTTGAATTGAAATTTCAAATGTACTGTGACTGGGGACTTGTTTTGAAGTCTAATAAGATGTTGAGATTCTAGAGGATGTGTGTTTCATGAGTTTTTTCCATGCATGTGCGAAGAAAGTTATGACCGACTTTTAAGCAATTTTACTCGCTTTGTTTTTTCTCCATTCgtttacccttttttttttactaaaccaCGGAGAATTAACAGCTTTACTTTTAGGTAAATTACTTTTTTGATTGATATGTTTTCTGAGCTAAAATAATAGTACATCTACATAAGAAATTCATAATCTAATAACAGATTACACTAACCAAATTATCAGAATCCAGTTGTTTACtgtaagaagaaaaacaaaacaaaacaaaaaaccttGATTCATAATAAATTCAGATCATCTTCTCCGTATTTAAACGATCGTCCATGGAAGAATCAATAAATAGAAGAATTGTccaaattttgttaaaaattccTCTTAAATTGAATGTTGTAGCCTGTAGGGATACAATTCAATAATTGAGGAGTTACTGAGGGTAGCTTACATATTAGATAGGGCATCCTCTCACCTTATAAAAATGgtcgttgatttttattttatttagccTCTCCGACACGTTTGACCCAACGGCCCATTTTGGTCTGCTTGGTCCATTCTTGTATCCCATTCCTATATGCAATGTGTGTAGGTAGACACAAAATGAAAGACAAATATTACCCTCATTCATAAGACTCATAACATGGCTTTCATTCATTTTAATATTCACACgattcaaaatttcaaaccaaGCATATTAATTGGCTTCTATCAATGTGTATTTTGCCAATTTCCATCAtcattatctctctctctcgtttgtCGTGTGTTTTGGGAGAATAACAAGTTTGAATGGTCAAAACCTCAATAAAAGAGGAAACCCCCTCAAACCAATGTAACTTTTGAAAAATCTTCTTACTcacttcaaaaaaaagaaactctaATCAAATGTTGTTTATTTACTTAACCAATACCAATAGTATAAAAATGTCTCCAGACGCATTATAAGCAATGATTCACCTCACAAGGAATAATACTACAGaacctaaaataaaaatttcataaacaaaagttaaaaagacagagagagagagaagagagagattcatcatcatcatcaaacacACAATCTCTTCCCTAATCGTAcggatctcttcttcttccttcataCCTTCCTGGATCTGGGATTCACGTTTTTTTTCATCGGTAcgtttttaaaagattattcTTTTCTGCTCAAGTTTCTCATCTCCAATTCTTTAGCTCCAGATCTGCTTCCATAAaagttcagattttttcatAAAACATTTTTAGGGTTAAAGGTCTTCTGAAACATCAAAATCTTTCCTTTTTGGGTAATTAGTATTTTCTAAAAGCTTTACACTCTCAAAACCTTCCTCCTTTGATAATTAAAGTCTGTCTGTTGTTATCATATTGCTGCAGGCTCGAGAGtctgataatatatataaaaaaaaaagataacttgTTTTGTTGTACCCTGAAAATGGCATCCGTGGCAATACCTCCTCTTCATGGAGCTAGAGACTCTACTACTGGTCTCGATAAACTGCCTGAAGAAATGAACGACATGAAACTTCGTGATGATAAAGTAAGCTTCTCATTACCTTGTTACATACTAATACTActatatagttttttatttttttaaatgttcatGAAAGTCTAATGATTTGGGTTTTTGATTTGCTAGGAAATGGAACCGATAGTGGTAGATGGCAACGGTACAGAGACTGGCCACATCATAGTCACTACCATTGGTGGTAGAAACGGCCAACCTAAACAGGTtaacttttgtttctttgtctttttaaaaaaaatatttacttccATTAATAAACTTGTCGATTacaaagaacaaaataaaactaattgaaaCTAAACAAATCTAGCTTAGTATATAGTATTGCAAAACCTCTTATTTACCATCTGTTAAGTTACTCTAAATGTGAATGCAGACGATCAGCTACATGGCAGAACGTGTTGTTGGGCAAGGATCATTCGGCGTTGTGTTCcaagtaagttttttttgttcctttacTTTTCCATTATGATAGTAGTTTTAACAACCAATGGACTGTTGAGTTAGCttccctctctttttttttaacaggccAAGTGTCTTGAGACGGGAGAAACTGTTGCGATAAAGAAAGTTTTACAAGACCGGAGGTACAAGAACCGTGAGCTTCAGACCATGAGGCTATTTGACCATCCCAACGTTGTTTCTCTCAAACACTGCTTCTTCTCAACTACTGAGAAAGATGAGCTTTACCTCAACCTGGTGCTTGAATACGTCCCGGAGACAGTTCATCGTGTTATCAAACATTACAACAAACTCAACCAGCGGATGCCTCTCATATACGTCAAACTCTACACCTATCAGGTACTACTCCCTCCCCTTCGCAAATAGCGTCACTGTAACATTTTTCACacggattaaaaaaataattaaaatgtatttttaagttCTTATTAATTACACCAATTCAACCGATagtatttgaaataattaaaattatttataaaattaatatcaacATCAAAGTTGCATTAAAGttctaaaatgacatttttgtgaaacaagaaaaagatgttaaaattaattttttttagaaaaacaatGGAGTATTACTTCTCATTTTTTGTTGGATTACTTCTCAGTTTTCTTCTATGTTTTGGCAGATCTTTAGGGCCTTATCTTACATTCACCGTTGTATCGGCGTGTGTCACCGTGACATCAAACCTCAAAACCTGTTGGTAAACCCACACACACATCAAGTGAAGCTATGTGATTTTGGAAGTGCTAAAGTATTGGTGCGTTTGATAAAAATCTCTTACTAGTTACACGTTTTATTTGAATGTTTTTAGTAAATCATTGCAACTTCCTGAAAACACAGGTGAAAGGAGAACCAAACATCTCATACATTTGCTCAAGGTATTACAGAGCACCTGAACTTATTTTTGGAGCAACCGAGTATACAACAGCCATTGATGTCTGGTCTGCAGGATGTGTTCTTGCTGAGCTCTTGCTTGGACAGGTAAAAGCTAActcaaacatttttttgttctaCTCAAACTGGAGTTTTGTAATATTGACTTATATATTGACATCTGCTCATGTTGCAGCCGTTGTTCCCTGGTGAGAGTGGTGTTGATCAACTTGTAGAGATTATCAAGGTAATAAGCTTTTTTGCACTTGTTCACATTAATGACAACTTCTTGATTTCAATAGTTTTGATGTAATAGGTTTTGGGAACGCCTACTAGGGAAGAGATCAAGTGCATGAACCCTAACTACACTGAGTTCAAATTCCCTCAGATCAAAGCTCATCCATGGCACAAGGTATTATATGCTCTTAACATTATATACATCATAATACAACATGTTCACTGTCTTCTTCAGAACCAGTTTGATATATCTTCTCATATATTAACAGATTTTCCACAAGCGCATGCCTCCAGAGGCTGTTGATTTGGTCTCAAGGCTTCTTCAATACTCTCCCAATCTAAGATCTGCCGCTGTAAGTGTGTTACAAGTCTGACATTCTTCTATGAATCTTTTCATTtctgaactctttttttttttgtttggtcatagcTGGACACATTGGTCCACCCATTCTTTGATGAGCTAAGAGATCCAAATGCGCGTCTGCCTAATGGACGTTTCCTTCCACCACTCTTCAACTTCAAGCCTCACGGTAAGGCATATCATTCTAGTTTTTTTGGCCTACAAAATCCATCTTTGGCACACTAACTAAAATCTTCTTTTGTCATTGATGTGTTGAGACAGAGCTGAAAGGTGTGGCGGTGGAGATTGTAGCTAAGTTAGTACCTGAACATGCAAGGAAGCAGTGTCCTTGGCTCGGTTTGTGATAAGAAAACTGAATGTAGCACAAACACAAACACTTATGCATCTATCTCTGATATGTACCCTTTGTTTGTTGTATtagtagagaaaaaaaaagagttatatTGACTGTGGGTGGTTTATAGTGTAATAGCCATCATCAAGAGTTTTGGTACTTTTGCTTTTGTGAATCTTTCTTCCTCCCCACATTTGCTCACTGAAGCAAATTGCTTAAAGAAAACCCAAACCGAATTAAACCGGAAAAACATTGCTTCAAGAAGAACAAACCAATGGTGCGCGTGTGAGTCACTTAAAAAGACCAAACCTTTTAGTTTTGATCGAaaggaaacataaaaaaaaaaagaagaagtgatGCCGTCGGGGAAGTACTACTGCGATTACTGCGAGAAGGAGTTTCAGGACACGCAAGTCGCTAGAAAACGACATCTTCAGAGCAACCCTCATCTTCGAGCTAAAGCACTTTGGTACAGCTCTATTACCTCAGGTACTCTCTCTCTGTTGTCTCTCTGATTGGCTTCTGTTTCTTATGTGGATGAGTTTTAACatctttctttgttcttctctaaAGATGTTAATAATCAACAAGTCTCCAGCTTTGTGCCGAGGGGTCTCTGCAATCGCTTCGTTTCATCGGTATGGTCTTTAGTCGATTTATAGTTTTCGTCGTAGCAATGTAAAGTCTTCTTCTTTCGATGATTTTGTACTTGAATTAGCCCAACAAGTTCACACTTTTTTCTCCTTTGTTTGTGGGTTTTGTACTAATATGGTTTTGGCTTTTATGTAATGTCATCTTTGTGTTCCTGTCCTTTTGTGCTAAACCCATTTGACTGTTGTGTGAATTTTTGCAGAACTTTTGTCCATTTGGAGACTCTTGCAGATACTTGCACCCTAACAACATTACAGGTTTAGCTCAGTCTTTTAAAACCAGCGTGTCCATTATATGCAATTATAGATTCTGTTTTGTGCTGCTGCTCAGAAACATCATCACGTTTTGAATCCATTATCAAATGCAGGATTCaccaataataataacaatacgCAACCTCCTACTGGCTTGCCTAACCAACACATCCAAGGAAGTAGTTTAAACCGtatgcttttctttctttctttctttaagcATGATTATGACTAGTTTAGTTGTTCCTAAACTTATAGAAATCCTGATATTGTAATGTTTAAATTGTTCAAAATACACAGGTGATTGTTTTAGTAGGAGAGCAGGAGGAGCAGGTTGGTTCGATCTGCCACCGTCGCTGAGACCGCCTCCGGAGCAAGGCTATCCTCAACCTCCCTCCATTGACTGGGGATAgaactctctttctttctctgcaTAGTCATATGCTAAGATGTAACTTTTGATCTTTATAcacatttaacattttaccccATTTCTGATAGAAAAAAGGTTGTTGAATTTCATTTGCTCattaccaaaattttgaaaaacaaatccaAATATTAGATATGATTTGATAAATATCCCTAGAAAAGCTAATGATGAATTCCACACGACCTATAATGATTATTAGTACatcatcttttaaaaaaaaaaaaattgaaaacattcaTTCATTGGAGTAAAAAGCTTTAGTCTAGCCAAAGAGTCTTTAAgatttaacaaacaaaaaaagttgcAAGGCTGTGTTGTGGTCCTGAGATGTTAAGATTTTTTCCAGACCACGTTCAGCTTTAAATGTGTAAAAGGAAGAACCACAAAATAGAATTACATTTAGTACAATATTCTTTATAATGATGTAAACCTTAATCTTCGTCGCTGTCGTTGCCAAAAACCGATGCAATTGCTAATTTAGGCTTCTTGATGCTGCTCTTGGGTTGGCTCTACAAAGATGAAACATATAATCAGTTTCAGTGATATGGTGTAGACCTAACCAGTCCACTAGGTAATATATGGTACCTTTGATGTACTGCCGCTTTTTGAAGAAAAGCCAAACTTCAATGACTTCCGCTGATCTTGAACAACAAGTGGTGCAAGAGCGGGCTTAGCCGGTAATGGAACTGGGACATTCTCTGGGTCTTCTTGCATGTTCTGTTGCATCTGCTGTTGTTTACGAGCATCAGCCCTAACAAGTACAAAAACAATACTCTTGGTTAAGTCCACAGATCTTTCAAAATATGTAAGAGGAAGAGATACTACAAAACGTTTACGCACATTTTAGTCAGCTCCCTCTCCTGACGCAGCTGCTCTCGCTTCTTCCTATCATCGCGGCTGCTCGCACCATGCATTTCTTTCATCTCTTTGAATCTCTGCATAATAAACCCAACAATTGGATGTCTCAGAGCTTTCGAAAAGCtataaaaacaagaataaaGGTTTAAGTATCTTTCTACCTTCTTATGGTTGTGATCATATGAGTCCAAGTGACCTTCAAACTCCATCACAGTTCTGTACTGCTTGCTGCAAAGCTCACAATAGAAGGTCTTGCGTATTTCTTTGACATCGCCCTCAATCTTCAGCTCACGTTCTGCTTGGACCTGGATTTGTCATAAC
The nucleotide sequence above comes from Brassica napus cultivar Da-Ae chromosome A9, Da-Ae, whole genome shotgun sequence. Encoded proteins:
- the LOC106365870 gene encoding uncharacterized protein LOC106365870; the protein is MAWMQMIQSARSLLMTTQPSSTPCLSRFYSKPAPYAVKVGIPEFLSGIGGGVETHIAKLEAEIGDLSKLLVTRTLRLKKHGVPCKHRKLILKYSQKYRLGLWKPRADAIKA
- the LOC106365871 gene encoding nuclear envelope-associated protein 2-like, which codes for MSESFKTTVDPLLKDLDGKKESFRRNVVSMAAEIKQVRGRLVSQEQSFVKERLFRKDAETKGKNMEVEICKLQKKLEDRNYQLEASTSAAEKFLEEVDDLRSQLALTKETAETSAASAQSTQLECSMISQQLDDKTRSLREHQDRVTQLANQLDNLQRDLRTRECSQKQLRDEVIRIEREITEAVAKSGKDTECELRKLVEEVSLKNFERMNRLLGVKDEAIAKLKDEIRLMSAHWKLKTKGLESQLEKQRRTDQELKKKVVKLEFCLKEARSQTRKLQRMGEKRDKAIKELRDQITGKQWDESVPGEKPNFWDTSGFKIVVSMSMLLLVVVSKR
- the LOC106365872 gene encoding shaggy-related protein kinase alpha — translated: MASVAIPPLHGARDSTTGLDKLPEEMNDMKLRDDKEMEPIVVDGNGTETGHIIVTTIGGRNGQPKQTISYMAERVVGQGSFGVVFQAKCLETGETVAIKKVLQDRRYKNRELQTMRLFDHPNVVSLKHCFFSTTEKDELYLNLVLEYVPETVHRVIKHYNKLNQRMPLIYVKLYTYQIFRALSYIHRCIGVCHRDIKPQNLLVNPHTHQVKLCDFGSAKVLVKGEPNISYICSRYYRAPELIFGATEYTTAIDVWSAGCVLAELLLGQPLFPGESGVDQLVEIIKVLGTPTREEIKCMNPNYTEFKFPQIKAHPWHKIFHKRMPPEAVDLVSRLLQYSPNLRSAALDTLVHPFFDELRDPNARLPNGRFLPPLFNFKPHELKGVAVEIVAKLVPEHARKQCPWLGL
- the LOC106365874 gene encoding zinc finger CCCH domain-containing protein 3, translating into MPSGKYYCDYCEKEFQDTQVARKRHLQSNPHLRAKALWYSSITSDVNNQQVSSFVPRGLCNRFVSSNFCPFGDSCRYLHPNNITGFTNNNNNTQPPTGLPNQHIQGSSLNRDCFSRRAGGAGWFDLPPSLRPPPEQGYPQPPSIDWG
- the LOC106365873 gene encoding G patch domain-containing protein 8 gives rise to the protein MDIRRRESKTEASDREKRINEKEQMNQESFIEELAGEFRLPITHRVTENVDLEDVEQASLDTMISSSNVGFRLLQKMGWKGKGLGKQEQGITEPIKSGIRDRRLGLGKQEEDDYFTAEENIQRRKLDIEIEETEEIAKKREVQAERELKIEGDVKEIRKTFYCELCSKQYRTVMEFEGHLDSYDHNHKKRFKEMKEMHGASSRDDRKKREQLRQERELTKMADARKQQQMQQNMQEDPENVPVPLPAKPALAPLVVQDQRKSLKFGFSSKSGSTSKSQPKSSIKKPKLAIASVFGNDSDED